From Myotis daubentonii chromosome 15, mMyoDau2.1, whole genome shotgun sequence, one genomic window encodes:
- the SERTAD3 gene encoding SERTA domain-containing protein 3: MVGGLKRKHSDLEEEEEEKWDWGPAGLRSYQQALLRISLDKVQRSLGPRAPSLRRHVLIHNTLQQLQAALCLAPAPALPPEPLFLGEEDFSLSTTIGSILRELETSMDETETPQNPVAPPGPQNEELPQPDPVFLEALSSRYLGDSGLDDFFLDIDTSTVEKEPALAPPEPPHNFFCTPGSLEWNELDHIMEIILGS; encoded by the coding sequence ATGGTAGGAGGCTTGAAGAGGAAACACTCCGActtggaggaagaagaggaggagaaatggGACTGGGGTCCAGCAGGCCTTCGAAGCTACCAGCAAGCCCTGCTCCGAATCTCCCTGGACAAAGTTCAGCGAAGCCTCGGCCCCCGAGCTCCGAGCCTCCGAAGGCATGTCCTCATCCATAACACCCTCCAGCAGCTTCAGGCCGCGCTTTGTCTGGCTCCAGCACCTGCCTTGCCCCCTGAGCCCCTTTTCCTGGGTGAGGAGGACTTCTCCTTGTCAACCACCATTGGCTCTATTCTCAGGGAGCTAGAGACTTCCATGGACGAGACCGAGACCCCTCAGAATCCAGTGGCTCCCCCCGGTCCCCAGAATGAAGAGCTGCCCCAGCCTGATCCAGTCTTCTTAGAAGCTCTGAGCTCTCGGTACCTGGGGGACTCGGGTCTGGATGACTTTTTTCTGGACATTGACACATCCACTGTGGAGAAGGAGCCTGCACTGGCCCCACCGGAGCCTCCTCACAACTTCTTCTGTACCCCAGGGTCCTTGGAGTGGAATGAACTAGATCACATCATGGAAATCATTCTGGGATCCTAA